One region of Macadamia integrifolia cultivar HAES 741 chromosome 11, SCU_Mint_v3, whole genome shotgun sequence genomic DNA includes:
- the LOC122094153 gene encoding cysteine-rich repeat secretory protein 38-like produces MNPQRFSPLRLLSLALLLQVVLGADPLYHFCSNSKNYTSNGTYETNLNKLMDSLYYSVPPTGFGLDSVGKDPNRVYGLGLCRGDVSSSDCKSCIADANPELRKRCPNDKEAIIWYDYCLLKYSYDNFFGKINTRNIFYLWNPYNAIDPTTFNSKVRELLNQTTQACHSSKLYATGELVVDGSEKLYGLAQCTRDLSKAQCMKCLDDAISDLPYCCDGKQGGRVIGGSCNFRYELYSFVIS; encoded by the coding sequence TCAAAGGTTCTCTCCTCTCCGTCTTCTCTCCCTAGCCCTTCTTCTCCAAGTTGTTCTTGGAGCAGACCCTCTCTATCACTTCTGCTCCAATTCCAAGAACTACACTTCCAATGGAACCTATGAGACCAACTTGAACAAGTTGATGGATTCTCTCTACTATAGTGTTCCTCCCACAGGGTTTGGCCTTGACTCAGTCGGCAAAGATCCCAACCGCGTCTACGGGCTTGGTCTATGTCGAGGTGATGTCTCAAGCTCCGACTGCAAGAGCTGTATTGCTGATGCAAACCCAGAGCTTCGCAAAAGATGTCCTAATGACAAAGAAGCCATCATTTGGTACGATTATTGTCTCTTGAAATATTCCTATGATAACTTCTTCGGCAAGATTAATACCAGGAACATATTCTATCTGTGGAATCCATACAACGCAATTGATCCCACCACGTTCAATTCCAAAGTTAGAGAATTGCTAAACCAGACGACTCAGGCTTGTCATAGTTCAAAGTTGTATGCTACTGGAGAGCTAGTGGTTGATGGTTCAGAGAAGCTCTATGGTTTGGCTCAGTGCACCAGGGATCTCTCTAAAGCTCAATGCATGAAGTGCCTGGATGATGCAATAAGCGACCTTCCTTATTGTTGTGATGGTAAACAAGGAGGAAGAGTTATTGGTGGTAGCTGTAATTTTAGATATGAGCTCTACTCCTTTGTAATTTCTTAG
- the LOC122094271 gene encoding cysteine-rich repeat secretory protein 38-like → MNPLRFSPLHLLSLALLLQVVLGADPLYHFCSNSKNYTSNGTYETNLNKLMDSLYYSVPPTGFGLDSVGKDPNRVYGLGLCRGDVSSSDCKSCIADANPELRKRCPNDKEAIIWYDYCLLKYSYDDFFGEIDTKYIFYMWNTQNVSDPTTFNSKVRELLNQIATQAYHTSKLYATGELVLGGSEKLYGLVQCTRDLSSASCKKCLDSAISDLPYCCDGKRGGRVVGGSCNFRYELYAFVNS, encoded by the coding sequence ATGAATCCTCTAAGGTTCTCTCCTCTCCATCTTCTCTCCCTGGCTCTTCTTCTCCAAGTTGTTCTTGGAGCAGACCCTCTCTATCACTTCTGCTCCAATTCCAAGAACTACACTTCCAATGGAACCTATGAGACCAACTTGAACAAGTTGATGGATTCTCTCTACTATAGTGTTCCTCCCACAGGGTTTGGCCTTGACTCAGTCGGCAAAGATCCCAACCGCGTCTACGGGCTTGGTCTATGTCGAGGTGATGTCTCAAGCTCCGACTGTAAGAGCTGTATTGCTGATGCAAACCCAGAGCTTCGCAAAAGATGTCCTAATGACAAAGAAGCCATCATTTGGTACGATTATTGTCTCTTGAAATACTCCTACGATGACTTCTTTGGCGAGATTGATACAAagtatatattttatatgtggAATACACAGAACGTAAGTGATCCCACCACCTTCAATTCCAAAGTTAGAGAATTGCTAAACCAGATAGCAACTCAGGCTTATCATACTTCAAAGTTGTATGCTACTGGAGAGCTAGTGCTTGGTGGTTCAGAGAAGCTCTATGGTTTGGTTCAGTGTACCAGGGACCTCTCTAGTGCTTCCTGCAAGAAGTGCTTGGATAGTGCAATAAGTGATCTTCCTTATTGTTGTGATGGTAAAAGAGGTGGAAGAGTTGTTGGTGGTAGCTGTAATTTTAGATATGAGCTCTACGCCTTTGTAAATTCTTAA